A region of Homo sapiens chromosome X, GRCh38.p14 Primary Assembly DNA encodes the following proteins:
- the GCNA gene encoding germ cell nuclear acidic protein translates to MDGCKKELPRLQEPEEDEDCYILNVQSSSDDTSGSSVARRAPKRQASCILNVQSRSGDTSGSSVARRAPKRQASSVVVIDSDSDEECHTHEEKKAKLLEINSDDESPECCHVKPAIQEPPIVISDDDNDDDNGNDLEVPDDNSDDSEAPDDNSDDSEAPDDNSDDSEAPDDNSDDSEAPDDNSDDSDVPDDNSDDSSDDNSDDSSDDNSDDSDVPDDKSDDSDVPDDSSDDSDVPDDSSDDSEAPDDSSDDSEAPDDSSDDSEAPDDSSDDSEAPDDSSDDSEASDDSSDDSEASDDSSDDSEAPDDKSDDSDVPEDKSDDSDVPDDNSDDLEVPVPAEDLCNEGQIASDEEELVEAAAAVSQHDSSDDAGEQDLGENLSKPPSDPEANPEVSERKLPTEEEPAPVVEQSGKRKSKTKTIVEPPRKRQTKTKNIVEPPRKRQTKTKNIVEPLRKRKAKTKNVSVTPGHKKRGPSKKKPGAAKVEKRKTRTPKCKVPGCFLQDLEKSKKYSGKNLKRNKDELVQRIYDLFNRSVCDKKLPEKLRIGWNNKMVKTAGLCSTGEMWYPKWRRFAKIQIGLKVCDSADRIRDTLIHEMCHAASWLIDGIHDSHGDAWKYYARKSNRIHPELPRVTRCHNYKINYKVHYECTGCKTRIGCYTKSLDTSRFICAKCKGSLVMVPLTQKDGTRIVPHV, encoded by the exons ATGGATGGGTGCAAAAAAGAGCTGCCCCGCTTGCAAGAGCCGGAGGAGGACGAGGATTG ttaCATCCTTAATGTTCAGTCAAGCAGTGATGACACCAGTGGGTCTT CTGTGGCCAGAAGAGCTCCGAAGAGACAGGCGAG ttgcaTCCTTAATGTCCAGTCAAGGAGTGGTGACACCAGTGGGTCTT CTGTGGCCAGAAGAGCTCCGAAGAGACAGGCGAG CTCCGTGGTAGTGATTGACTCTGATTCTGATGAGGAATGTCACACCCATGAAGAGAAGAAAGCTAAGTTATTGGAAATAAACAGCGACG ATGAGAGTCCGGAGTGTTGTCATGTGAAGCCTGCCATCCAGGAACCTCCAATAGTTATTAGTGATGATGACAATGACGATGACAACGGTAATGATTTGGAAGTTCCCGACGACAACAGTGATGATTCAGAAGCTCCCGACGACAACAGTGATGATTCGGAAGCTCCTGACGACAACAGTGATGATTCGGAAGCTCCCGACGACAACAGTGATGATTCGGAAGCTCCCGACGACAATAGTGATGATTCGGATGTTCCCGACGACAACAGTGATGATTCATCCGACGACAACAGTGATGATTCATCCGACGACAACAGTGATGATTCGGATGTTCCCGACGACAAGAGTGATGATTCGGATGTTCCCGACGACAGCAGTGATGATTCGGATGTTCCCGACGACAGCAGTGATGATTCGGAAGCTCCCGACGACAGCAGTGATGATTCGGAAGCTCCCGACGACAGCAGTGATGATTCGGAAGCTCCCGACGACAGCAGTGATGATTCGGAAGCTCCCGACGACAGCAGTGATGATTCGGAAGCTTCCGACGACAGCAGTGATGATTCGGAAGCTTCCGACGACAGCAGTGATGATTCGGAAGCTCCCGACGACAAGAGTGATGATTCGGATGTTCCCGAAGACAAGAGTGATGATTCGGATGTTCCCGATGACAATAGTGATGATTTGGAAGTTCCTGTGCCAGCAGAAGATTTGTGTAATGAAGGCCAAATTGCTTCAGATGAAGAAGAGCTGGttgaggctgctgctgctgtctcCCAGCATGATTCATCTGATGATGCTGGTGAGCAGGATCTTGGTGAGAATCTCAGCAAACCACCAAGTGATCCTGAGGCTAACCCTGAAGTTTCAGAGAGAAAGCTGCCAACTGAGGAAGAGCCTGCACCTGTGGTGGAACAATCAGGGAAAAGGAAGTCAAAAACCAAAACTATTGTGGAGCCACCGAGGAAAAGGCAGACAAAGACCAAAAATATAGTGGAGCCACCAAGGAAAAGGCAGACAAAGACCAAAAATATAGTGGAGCCACTGAGGAAGAGGAAGGCGAAAACCAAAAATGTATCTGTGACACCTG GACATAAGAAGCGTGGGCCTTCAAAGAAGAAACCCGGTGCAGCAAAAGTTGAAAAACGCAAGACTAG GACTCCTAAATGCAAAGTCCCTGGATGTTTCTTGCAAGACCTTGAAAAGTCAAAGAAATACTCTGGAAAAAATTTAAAGCGAAATAAGGATGAATTGGTTCAGAGAATCTACGACCTGTTTAACAGATCCGTCTGTGATAAAAAG CTGCCAGAGAAACTACGCATAGGCTGGAATAACAAGATGGTGAAAACTGCTGGCTTATGCAGCACTGGTGAGATGTGGTACCCAAAGTGGCGGCGCTTTGCCAAGATCCAGATTGGCTTGAAAGTCTGCGACTCTGCAG ACCGAATCCGGGATACCTTGATCCATGAAATGTGCCATGCTGCCTCCTGGCTGATTGATGGTATCCATGATTCTCATGGTGACGCATGGAAGTATTATGCCAGGAAATCCAACAGGATACACCCGGAGCTGCCCAGGGTCACCCGTTGCCATAACTATAAGATTAACTACAAGGTCCATTATGAATGTACTGGATGCAAAACGAG GATTGGCTGCTACACCAAATCGTTGGACACCAGCCGCTTCATCTGTGCCAAATGCAAGGGGTCTCTGGTCATGGTGCCATTAACTCAGAAAGATGGGACCCGTATTGTGCCCCACGTGTGA
- the CXCR3 gene encoding C-X-C chemokine receptor type 3 isoform X5 — MVLEVSDHQVLNDAEVAALLENFSSSYDYGENESDSCCTSPPCPQDFSLNFDRAFLPALYSLLFLLGLLGNGAVAAVLLSRRTALSSTDTFLLHLAVADTLLVLTLPLWAVDAAVQWVFGSGLCKVAGALFNINFYAGALLLACISFDRYLNIVHATQLYRRGPPARVTLTCLAVWGLCLLFALPDFIFLSAHHDERLNATHCQYNFPQGSSSGSGCGCCSCAWAAPTREGSRGSHRLPAGIHPGLRPQRPPTRACEAGIRAPLSPTV; from the exons ATGGTCCTTGAG GTGAGTGACCACCAAGTGCTAAATGACGCCGAGGTTGCCGCCCTCCTGGAGAACTTCAGCTCTTCCTATGACTATGGAGAAAACGAGAGTGACTCGTGCTGTACCTCCCCGCCCTGCCCACAGGACTTCAGCCTGAACTTCGACCGGGCCTTCCTGCCAGCCCTCTACAGCCTCCTCTTTCTGCTGGGGCTGCTGGGCAACGGCGCGGTGGCAGCCGTGCTGCTGAGCCGGCGGACAGCCCTGAGCAGCACCGACACCTTCCTGCTCCACCTAGCTGTAGCAGACACGCTGCTGGTGCTGACACTGCCGCTCTGGGCAGTGGACGCTGCCGTCCAGTGGGTCTTTGGCTCTGGCCTCTGCAAAGTGGCAGGTGCCCTCTTCAACATCAACTTCTACGCAGGAGCCCTCCTGCTGGCCTGCATCAGCTTTGACCGCTACCTGAACATAGTTCATGCCACCCAGCTCTACCGCCGGGGGCCCCCGGCCCGCGTGACCCTCACCTGCCTGGCTGTCTGGGGGCTCTGCCTGCTTTTCGCCCTCCCAGACTTCATCTTCCTGTCGGCCCACCACGACGAGCGCCTCAACGCCACCCACTGCCAATACAACTTCCCACAG GGGTCAAGTTCCGGGAGCGGATGTGGATGCTGCTCTTGCGCCTGGGCTGCCCCAACCAGAGAGGGCTCCAGAGGCAGCCATCGTCTTCCCGCCGGGATTCATCCTGGTCTGAGACCTCAGAGGCCTCCTACTCGGGCTTGTGAGGCCGGAATCCGGGCTCCCCTTTCGCCCACAGTCTGA
- the CXCR3 gene encoding C-X-C chemokine receptor type 3 isoform X4 — protein sequence MPGLAHSPGSPQGWVSDHQVLNDAEVAALLENFSSSYDYGENESDSCCTSPPCPQDFSLNFDRAFLPALYSLLFLLGLLGNGAVAAVLLSRRTALSSTDTFLLHLAVADTLLVLTLPLWAVDAAVQWVFGSGLCKVAGALFNINFYAGALLLACISFDRYLNIVHATQLYRRGPPARVTLTCLAVWGLCLLFALPDFIFLSAHHDERLNATHCQYNFPQGSSSGSGCGCCSCAWAAPTREGSRGSHRLPAGIHPGLRPQRPPTRACEAGIRAPLSPTV from the exons ATGCCAGGGCTGGCCCACAGCCCAGGGTCACCACAGGGTTGG GTGAGTGACCACCAAGTGCTAAATGACGCCGAGGTTGCCGCCCTCCTGGAGAACTTCAGCTCTTCCTATGACTATGGAGAAAACGAGAGTGACTCGTGCTGTACCTCCCCGCCCTGCCCACAGGACTTCAGCCTGAACTTCGACCGGGCCTTCCTGCCAGCCCTCTACAGCCTCCTCTTTCTGCTGGGGCTGCTGGGCAACGGCGCGGTGGCAGCCGTGCTGCTGAGCCGGCGGACAGCCCTGAGCAGCACCGACACCTTCCTGCTCCACCTAGCTGTAGCAGACACGCTGCTGGTGCTGACACTGCCGCTCTGGGCAGTGGACGCTGCCGTCCAGTGGGTCTTTGGCTCTGGCCTCTGCAAAGTGGCAGGTGCCCTCTTCAACATCAACTTCTACGCAGGAGCCCTCCTGCTGGCCTGCATCAGCTTTGACCGCTACCTGAACATAGTTCATGCCACCCAGCTCTACCGCCGGGGGCCCCCGGCCCGCGTGACCCTCACCTGCCTGGCTGTCTGGGGGCTCTGCCTGCTTTTCGCCCTCCCAGACTTCATCTTCCTGTCGGCCCACCACGACGAGCGCCTCAACGCCACCCACTGCCAATACAACTTCCCACAG GGGTCAAGTTCCGGGAGCGGATGTGGATGCTGCTCTTGCGCCTGGGCTGCCCCAACCAGAGAGGGCTCCAGAGGCAGCCATCGTCTTCCCGCCGGGATTCATCCTGGTCTGAGACCTCAGAGGCCTCCTACTCGGGCTTGTGAGGCCGGAATCCGGGCTCCCCTTTCGCCCACAGTCTGA
- the CXCR3 gene encoding C-X-C chemokine receptor type 3 isoform X3: MELRKYGPGRLAGTVIGGAAQSKSQTKSDSITKEFLPGLYTAPSSPFPPSQVSDHQVLNDAEVAALLENFSSSYDYGENESDSCCTSPPCPQDFSLNFDRAFLPALYSLLFLLGLLGNGAVAAVLLSRRTALSSTDTFLLHLAVADTLLVLTLPLWAVDAAVQWVFGSGLCKVAGALFNINFYAGALLLACISFDRYLNIVHATQLYRRGPPARVTLTCLAVWGLCLLFALPDFIFLSAHHDERLNATHCQYNFPQGSSSGSGCGCCSCAWAAPTREGSRGSHRLPAGIHPGLRPQRPPTRACEAGIRAPLSPTV; the protein is encoded by the exons ATGGAGTTGAGGAAGTACGGCCCTGGAAGACTGGCGGGGACAGTTATAGGAGGAGCTGCTCAGAGTAAATCACAGACTAAATCAGACTCAATCACAAAAGAGTTCCTGCCAGGCCTTTACACAGCCCCTTCCTCCCCGTTCCCGCCCTCACAGGTGAGTGACCACCAAGTGCTAAATGACGCCGAGGTTGCCGCCCTCCTGGAGAACTTCAGCTCTTCCTATGACTATGGAGAAAACGAGAGTGACTCGTGCTGTACCTCCCCGCCCTGCCCACAGGACTTCAGCCTGAACTTCGACCGGGCCTTCCTGCCAGCCCTCTACAGCCTCCTCTTTCTGCTGGGGCTGCTGGGCAACGGCGCGGTGGCAGCCGTGCTGCTGAGCCGGCGGACAGCCCTGAGCAGCACCGACACCTTCCTGCTCCACCTAGCTGTAGCAGACACGCTGCTGGTGCTGACACTGCCGCTCTGGGCAGTGGACGCTGCCGTCCAGTGGGTCTTTGGCTCTGGCCTCTGCAAAGTGGCAGGTGCCCTCTTCAACATCAACTTCTACGCAGGAGCCCTCCTGCTGGCCTGCATCAGCTTTGACCGCTACCTGAACATAGTTCATGCCACCCAGCTCTACCGCCGGGGGCCCCCGGCCCGCGTGACCCTCACCTGCCTGGCTGTCTGGGGGCTCTGCCTGCTTTTCGCCCTCCCAGACTTCATCTTCCTGTCGGCCCACCACGACGAGCGCCTCAACGCCACCCACTGCCAATACAACTTCCCACAG GGGTCAAGTTCCGGGAGCGGATGTGGATGCTGCTCTTGCGCCTGGGCTGCCCCAACCAGAGAGGGCTCCAGAGGCAGCCATCGTCTTCCCGCCGGGATTCATCCTGGTCTGAGACCTCAGAGGCCTCCTACTCGGGCTTGTGAGGCCGGAATCCGGGCTCCCCTTTCGCCCACAGTCTGA
- the CXCR3 gene encoding C-X-C chemokine receptor type 3 isoform 2 (isoform 2 is encoded by transcript variant 2), protein MELRKYGPGRLAGTVIGGAAQSKSQTKSDSITKEFLPGLYTAPSSPFPPSQVSDHQVLNDAEVAALLENFSSSYDYGENESDSCCTSPPCPQDFSLNFDRAFLPALYSLLFLLGLLGNGAVAAVLLSRRTALSSTDTFLLHLAVADTLLVLTLPLWAVDAAVQWVFGSGLCKVAGALFNINFYAGALLLACISFDRYLNIVHATQLYRRGPPARVTLTCLAVWGLCLLFALPDFIFLSAHHDERLNATHCQYNFPQVGRTALRVLQLVAGFLLPLLVMAYCYAHILAVLLVSRGQRRLRAMRLVVVVVVAFALCWTPYHLVVLVDILMDLGALARNCGRESRVDVAKSVTSGLGYMHCCLNPLLYAFVGVKFRERMWMLLLRLGCPNQRGLQRQPSSSRRDSSWSETSEASYSGL, encoded by the coding sequence ATGGAGTTGAGGAAGTACGGCCCTGGAAGACTGGCGGGGACAGTTATAGGAGGAGCTGCTCAGAGTAAATCACAGACTAAATCAGACTCAATCACAAAAGAGTTCCTGCCAGGCCTTTACACAGCCCCTTCCTCCCCGTTCCCGCCCTCACAGGTGAGTGACCACCAAGTGCTAAATGACGCCGAGGTTGCCGCCCTCCTGGAGAACTTCAGCTCTTCCTATGACTATGGAGAAAACGAGAGTGACTCGTGCTGTACCTCCCCGCCCTGCCCACAGGACTTCAGCCTGAACTTCGACCGGGCCTTCCTGCCAGCCCTCTACAGCCTCCTCTTTCTGCTGGGGCTGCTGGGCAACGGCGCGGTGGCAGCCGTGCTGCTGAGCCGGCGGACAGCCCTGAGCAGCACCGACACCTTCCTGCTCCACCTAGCTGTAGCAGACACGCTGCTGGTGCTGACACTGCCGCTCTGGGCAGTGGACGCTGCCGTCCAGTGGGTCTTTGGCTCTGGCCTCTGCAAAGTGGCAGGTGCCCTCTTCAACATCAACTTCTACGCAGGAGCCCTCCTGCTGGCCTGCATCAGCTTTGACCGCTACCTGAACATAGTTCATGCCACCCAGCTCTACCGCCGGGGGCCCCCGGCCCGCGTGACCCTCACCTGCCTGGCTGTCTGGGGGCTCTGCCTGCTTTTCGCCCTCCCAGACTTCATCTTCCTGTCGGCCCACCACGACGAGCGCCTCAACGCCACCCACTGCCAATACAACTTCCCACAGGTGGGCCGCACGGCTCTGCGGGTGCTGCAGCTGGTGGCTGGCTTTCTGCTGCCCCTGCTGGTCATGGCCTACTGCTATGCCCACATCCTGGCCGTGCTGCTGGTTTCCAGGGGCCAGCGGCGCCTGCGGGCCATGCGGCTGGTGGTGGTGGTCGTGGTGGCCTTTGCCCTCTGCTGGACCCCCTATCACCTGGTGGTGCTGGTGGACATCCTCATGGACCTGGGCGCTTTGGCCCGCAACTGTGGCCGAGAAAGCAGGGTAGACGTGGCCAAGTCGGTCACCTCAGGCCTGGGCTACATGCACTGCTGCCTCAACCCGCTGCTCTATGCCTTTGTAGGGGTCAAGTTCCGGGAGCGGATGTGGATGCTGCTCTTGCGCCTGGGCTGCCCCAACCAGAGAGGGCTCCAGAGGCAGCCATCGTCTTCCCGCCGGGATTCATCCTGGTCTGAGACCTCAGAGGCCTCCTACTCGGGCTTGTGA
- the CXCR3 gene encoding C-X-C chemokine receptor type 3 isoform 1 (isoform 1 is encoded by transcript variant 1), which produces MVLEVSDHQVLNDAEVAALLENFSSSYDYGENESDSCCTSPPCPQDFSLNFDRAFLPALYSLLFLLGLLGNGAVAAVLLSRRTALSSTDTFLLHLAVADTLLVLTLPLWAVDAAVQWVFGSGLCKVAGALFNINFYAGALLLACISFDRYLNIVHATQLYRRGPPARVTLTCLAVWGLCLLFALPDFIFLSAHHDERLNATHCQYNFPQVGRTALRVLQLVAGFLLPLLVMAYCYAHILAVLLVSRGQRRLRAMRLVVVVVVAFALCWTPYHLVVLVDILMDLGALARNCGRESRVDVAKSVTSGLGYMHCCLNPLLYAFVGVKFRERMWMLLLRLGCPNQRGLQRQPSSSRRDSSWSETSEASYSGL; this is translated from the exons ATGGTCCTTGAG GTGAGTGACCACCAAGTGCTAAATGACGCCGAGGTTGCCGCCCTCCTGGAGAACTTCAGCTCTTCCTATGACTATGGAGAAAACGAGAGTGACTCGTGCTGTACCTCCCCGCCCTGCCCACAGGACTTCAGCCTGAACTTCGACCGGGCCTTCCTGCCAGCCCTCTACAGCCTCCTCTTTCTGCTGGGGCTGCTGGGCAACGGCGCGGTGGCAGCCGTGCTGCTGAGCCGGCGGACAGCCCTGAGCAGCACCGACACCTTCCTGCTCCACCTAGCTGTAGCAGACACGCTGCTGGTGCTGACACTGCCGCTCTGGGCAGTGGACGCTGCCGTCCAGTGGGTCTTTGGCTCTGGCCTCTGCAAAGTGGCAGGTGCCCTCTTCAACATCAACTTCTACGCAGGAGCCCTCCTGCTGGCCTGCATCAGCTTTGACCGCTACCTGAACATAGTTCATGCCACCCAGCTCTACCGCCGGGGGCCCCCGGCCCGCGTGACCCTCACCTGCCTGGCTGTCTGGGGGCTCTGCCTGCTTTTCGCCCTCCCAGACTTCATCTTCCTGTCGGCCCACCACGACGAGCGCCTCAACGCCACCCACTGCCAATACAACTTCCCACAGGTGGGCCGCACGGCTCTGCGGGTGCTGCAGCTGGTGGCTGGCTTTCTGCTGCCCCTGCTGGTCATGGCCTACTGCTATGCCCACATCCTGGCCGTGCTGCTGGTTTCCAGGGGCCAGCGGCGCCTGCGGGCCATGCGGCTGGTGGTGGTGGTCGTGGTGGCCTTTGCCCTCTGCTGGACCCCCTATCACCTGGTGGTGCTGGTGGACATCCTCATGGACCTGGGCGCTTTGGCCCGCAACTGTGGCCGAGAAAGCAGGGTAGACGTGGCCAAGTCGGTCACCTCAGGCCTGGGCTACATGCACTGCTGCCTCAACCCGCTGCTCTATGCCTTTGTAGGGGTCAAGTTCCGGGAGCGGATGTGGATGCTGCTCTTGCGCCTGGGCTGCCCCAACCAGAGAGGGCTCCAGAGGCAGCCATCGTCTTCCCGCCGGGATTCATCCTGGTCTGAGACCTCAGAGGCCTCCTACTCGGGCTTGTGA
- the CXCR3 gene encoding C-X-C chemokine receptor type 3 isoform X2, which yields MPGLAHSPGSPQGWVSDHQVLNDAEVAALLENFSSSYDYGENESDSCCTSPPCPQDFSLNFDRAFLPALYSLLFLLGLLGNGAVAAVLLSRRTALSSTDTFLLHLAVADTLLVLTLPLWAVDAAVQWVFGSGLCKVAGALFNINFYAGALLLACISFDRYLNIVHATQLYRRGPPARVTLTCLAVWGLCLLFALPDFIFLSAHHDERLNATHCQYNFPQVGRTALRVLQLVAGFLLPLLVMAYCYAHILAVLLVSRGQRRLRAMRLVVVVVVAFALCWTPYHLVVLVDILMDLGALARNCGRESRVDVAKSVTSGLGYMHCCLNPLLYAFVGVKFRERMWMLLLRLGCPNQRGLQRQPSSSRRDSSWSETSEASYSGL from the exons ATGCCAGGGCTGGCCCACAGCCCAGGGTCACCACAGGGTTGG GTGAGTGACCACCAAGTGCTAAATGACGCCGAGGTTGCCGCCCTCCTGGAGAACTTCAGCTCTTCCTATGACTATGGAGAAAACGAGAGTGACTCGTGCTGTACCTCCCCGCCCTGCCCACAGGACTTCAGCCTGAACTTCGACCGGGCCTTCCTGCCAGCCCTCTACAGCCTCCTCTTTCTGCTGGGGCTGCTGGGCAACGGCGCGGTGGCAGCCGTGCTGCTGAGCCGGCGGACAGCCCTGAGCAGCACCGACACCTTCCTGCTCCACCTAGCTGTAGCAGACACGCTGCTGGTGCTGACACTGCCGCTCTGGGCAGTGGACGCTGCCGTCCAGTGGGTCTTTGGCTCTGGCCTCTGCAAAGTGGCAGGTGCCCTCTTCAACATCAACTTCTACGCAGGAGCCCTCCTGCTGGCCTGCATCAGCTTTGACCGCTACCTGAACATAGTTCATGCCACCCAGCTCTACCGCCGGGGGCCCCCGGCCCGCGTGACCCTCACCTGCCTGGCTGTCTGGGGGCTCTGCCTGCTTTTCGCCCTCCCAGACTTCATCTTCCTGTCGGCCCACCACGACGAGCGCCTCAACGCCACCCACTGCCAATACAACTTCCCACAGGTGGGCCGCACGGCTCTGCGGGTGCTGCAGCTGGTGGCTGGCTTTCTGCTGCCCCTGCTGGTCATGGCCTACTGCTATGCCCACATCCTGGCCGTGCTGCTGGTTTCCAGGGGCCAGCGGCGCCTGCGGGCCATGCGGCTGGTGGTGGTGGTCGTGGTGGCCTTTGCCCTCTGCTGGACCCCCTATCACCTGGTGGTGCTGGTGGACATCCTCATGGACCTGGGCGCTTTGGCCCGCAACTGTGGCCGAGAAAGCAGGGTAGACGTGGCCAAGTCGGTCACCTCAGGCCTGGGCTACATGCACTGCTGCCTCAACCCGCTGCTCTATGCCTTTGTAGGGGTCAAGTTCCGGGAGCGGATGTGGATGCTGCTCTTGCGCCTGGGCTGCCCCAACCAGAGAGGGCTCCAGAGGCAGCCATCGTCTTCCCGCCGGGATTCATCCTGGTCTGAGACCTCAGAGGCCTCCTACTCGGGCTTGTGA